One window of the Labilibaculum sp. genome contains the following:
- the rpoC gene encoding DNA-directed RNA polymerase subunit beta', whose product MAFRRDNKVKSSFTKISISLASPEEILERSSGEVLKPETINYRTYKPERDGLFCERIFGPVKDYECHCGKYKRIRYRGIVCDRCGVEVTEKKVRRERMGHIQLVVPVAHIWYFKSLPNKIGYLLGLPTKKLDSIIYYERYVVINAGIKAADGIKYLDFLTEEEYLDIIDELPADQQHLDDDDPNKFIAQMGANALFSLLARLDLDALSYDLRHKANTETSQQRKNEALKRLQVTESFRESQGVNRPEWMIVKVVPVIPPELRPLVPLDGGRFATSDLNDLYRRVIIRNNRLKRLIEIKAPEVILRNEKRMLQEAVDSLFDNSRKSNAVKTENNRPLKSLSDSLKGKQGRFRQNLLGKRVDYSARSVIVVGPDLKMHECGLPKDMAAELYKPFVIRKLIERGIVKTVKSAKKIVDRKDPVVWDILENVLKGHPVLLNRAPTLHRLGIQSFQPKLIEGKAIRLHPLACTGFNADFDGDQMAVHLPLGNEAILEAQMLMLCSHNILNPANGAPVTVPSQDMVLGLYYITKARKGGKGEGLSFYSAEEAMIAFNEKAVDLHSQIKVKVKDLNENDELVDTTVETTIGRIILNEATPEGAGFINQLITKKALRDIIGFIFKKCGVHACANFLDDIKDLGYLKAFEGGLSFNLSDVTVPEEKEALVADGYAQVEEVLSNYNMGFITNNERYNQIIDIWTHVNANLTQTLMTQLADDNQGFNSVYMMLDSGARGSREQIRQLGGMRGLMAKPQKSGATGGQIIENPILSNFKEGLSVLEYFISTHGARKGLADTALKTADAGYLTRRLVDVAQDVIINEQDCGTLRGLTTAAIKNQEEVVASLFERLLGRTTVHDIFHPISGQLIVEAGEEITEEIAQQIENSPIEKVEIRSVLTCESKRGVCAKCYGRNLATGIAVQKGEAVGVIAAQSIGEPGTQLTLRTFHVGGTAGNTSAENSVVSKYNGYAVFDELRTVEYKSDDNKKYDVVIGRLAELRIVDRNTNITLTTHTIPYGSKLYIKDGQDVKIDDLLCEWDPYNAMIITEFTGKVSFDNLIEGITFSQESDEATGFAEKVVIESKDKTKNAGVKILNSKGDVLKSYNLPVGAHVSVSEGEMVLAGQSLVKIPRAVGKAGDITGGLPRVTELFEARNPSNPAVVSEVDGEISFGKIKRGNREVIVTTKGEDVRKYLVPLSRQILVQENDYVRAGTPLSDGATTPADILAIKGPTKVQEYIVNEVQDVYRMQGVKINDKHFEIIVRQMMRKVIIDDQGDTRFLEKQIIDKMAIMAENDEIFGKKVVVDGGDSEELKAGMIVTSRKLRDVNSVLRRRDLKLVDARDAIPATSTQILQGITRAALQTKSFISAASFQETTKVLNEAAISGKVDNLEGLKENVICGHLIPAGTGLREYKDIVVGAKAEYEKLLDSKSREY is encoded by the coding sequence ATGGCATTCAGAAGAGATAACAAAGTAAAGAGTAGTTTTACAAAAATCTCTATCAGTCTCGCTTCTCCGGAAGAGATCTTAGAAAGATCCAGTGGTGAAGTTTTAAAGCCTGAAACCATCAACTATCGTACTTATAAGCCAGAACGCGACGGATTATTCTGTGAAAGAATTTTCGGTCCTGTAAAAGATTATGAGTGCCATTGTGGTAAATACAAACGAATCCGATACAGAGGAATTGTTTGTGACCGGTGTGGTGTTGAGGTAACCGAGAAAAAGGTTAGACGTGAACGAATGGGACACATTCAATTGGTCGTACCTGTTGCCCACATTTGGTATTTTAAGTCGTTGCCAAATAAAATAGGTTACCTTTTAGGTTTACCTACTAAAAAGCTTGATTCTATTATTTACTACGAAAGATACGTAGTAATTAATGCAGGAATTAAAGCGGCTGACGGAATTAAATACCTTGATTTCCTTACAGAAGAGGAATATCTTGATATTATTGATGAATTACCTGCAGATCAGCAGCATCTTGATGATGATGATCCAAATAAATTCATCGCTCAAATGGGGGCGAATGCTTTATTTAGCCTTTTAGCCCGTTTGGATCTTGACGCTCTTTCTTATGATTTGCGTCATAAAGCAAATACTGAAACTTCTCAGCAACGTAAAAATGAAGCTTTAAAAAGACTTCAGGTTACTGAATCTTTCCGCGAATCACAAGGAGTAAATCGTCCTGAATGGATGATTGTTAAAGTTGTTCCTGTAATTCCACCGGAATTGCGTCCTTTGGTTCCATTGGATGGTGGTCGTTTTGCAACTTCCGATTTGAATGATTTGTACAGAAGAGTTATCATCCGTAACAATCGTTTAAAAAGACTTATTGAAATCAAAGCACCCGAAGTAATCCTTCGAAATGAGAAGCGTATGCTTCAGGAAGCTGTTGATTCATTATTTGATAATTCGCGTAAATCTAATGCTGTTAAGACTGAAAATAATCGTCCGCTTAAATCACTTTCAGATTCGTTGAAAGGTAAGCAAGGTCGTTTCCGTCAAAACTTATTGGGTAAGCGTGTTGATTACTCTGCACGTTCGGTAATTGTTGTTGGACCTGATTTGAAAATGCACGAATGTGGTTTGCCTAAAGATATGGCCGCCGAGCTTTATAAGCCATTCGTTATTCGAAAATTGATCGAACGAGGTATCGTTAAAACAGTAAAGTCAGCTAAGAAGATTGTTGATCGTAAAGATCCTGTTGTTTGGGACATTCTTGAGAATGTACTTAAAGGACATCCGGTTCTTCTTAACCGTGCTCCTACTCTTCACCGTTTAGGTATTCAGTCATTTCAGCCTAAGCTGATTGAAGGAAAAGCAATTCGTTTGCATCCATTAGCATGTACTGGTTTTAATGCGGATTTTGATGGTGACCAGATGGCGGTACATTTGCCTTTAGGTAATGAAGCGATTTTGGAAGCCCAAATGCTAATGTTGTGTTCTCACAATATTTTGAATCCTGCTAATGGTGCACCGGTAACAGTTCCTTCTCAGGATATGGTACTTGGATTGTATTACATTACCAAGGCACGAAAAGGTGGTAAAGGAGAAGGTTTAAGTTTTTACTCAGCAGAAGAAGCGATGATCGCTTTTAATGAGAAAGCTGTTGATCTTCACAGTCAGATTAAAGTAAAAGTTAAAGATTTAAATGAGAATGATGAATTAGTTGATACAACAGTAGAAACTACTATCGGTCGAATCATTTTAAATGAAGCAACTCCTGAGGGGGCAGGTTTTATTAATCAATTGATTACTAAAAAGGCATTACGGGATATTATTGGATTTATTTTCAAGAAATGTGGAGTACATGCATGTGCCAATTTCCTTGATGATATCAAAGATCTGGGATATCTAAAAGCTTTTGAAGGTGGATTATCATTTAACCTTTCTGATGTTACAGTACCTGAAGAAAAAGAAGCTTTAGTAGCTGATGGTTATGCTCAAGTTGAAGAGGTGTTGAGTAACTACAACATGGGTTTCATCACGAATAATGAGCGTTACAATCAGATTATTGATATTTGGACGCATGTTAATGCGAACCTTACTCAAACCTTGATGACACAATTGGCTGATGATAATCAGGGATTCAACTCTGTTTATATGATGCTTGACTCAGGAGCTCGTGGATCCAGAGAACAGATTCGTCAGCTTGGTGGTATGAGGGGATTGATGGCTAAGCCTCAGAAGTCCGGTGCTACAGGAGGGCAGATTATTGAAAATCCAATTCTTTCCAACTTTAAGGAAGGTTTGTCAGTTCTTGAGTACTTTATTTCAACTCACGGTGCTCGTAAAGGTTTGGCGGATACGGCTCTTAAGACGGCTGATGCAGGATACTTAACCCGTCGTTTGGTTGATGTGGCACAAGATGTTATTATCAACGAACAAGATTGTGGTACTTTGCGTGGGCTTACGACTGCGGCTATTAAAAATCAGGAAGAGGTTGTTGCTTCCTTGTTCGAGAGATTGCTTGGTAGAACTACAGTACATGATATTTTCCATCCTATATCAGGTCAATTGATTGTTGAGGCAGGTGAGGAAATAACAGAAGAAATTGCCCAGCAAATTGAGAATTCGCCGATTGAAAAAGTGGAAATTCGTTCTGTATTAACTTGTGAGTCTAAGCGGGGTGTATGTGCAAAATGTTATGGACGTAATCTGGCAACAGGTATAGCTGTTCAAAAAGGGGAAGCTGTTGGTGTAATTGCCGCTCAATCTATTGGAGAGCCGGGAACACAGCTTACGCTTCGTACTTTCCACGTAGGGGGTACTGCGGGTAACACTTCTGCAGAGAATTCTGTTGTATCCAAATACAATGGTTATGCTGTGTTTGATGAGTTGCGTACTGTTGAATACAAAAGTGATGACAATAAAAAGTACGATGTTGTTATTGGTCGTTTGGCTGAATTACGTATTGTTGATAGAAATACCAATATTACATTAACAACACATACAATACCATATGGATCTAAATTATACATTAAGGATGGTCAGGATGTTAAAATAGATGATCTTCTTTGTGAATGGGATCCATACAATGCAATGATTATTACTGAATTTACAGGAAAGGTTTCATTTGACAATTTGATTGAAGGGATTACTTTTAGTCAAGAATCTGATGAGGCAACAGGTTTTGCTGAAAAAGTAGTAATTGAATCCAAAGACAAAACGAAAAATGCTGGGGTTAAGATTTTAAATTCCAAAGGGGATGTTTTAAAATCGTACAATTTACCGGTAGGTGCTCACGTTTCTGTATCTGAAGGTGAAATGGTGTTGGCAGGTCAGTCATTGGTTAAAATTCCAAGAGCTGTTGGTAAAGCTGGTGATATTACCGGTGGACTTCCAAGGGTGACTGAGTTGTTCGAGGCTCGTAATCCTTCTAATCCTGCTGTAGTTTCGGAGGTAGACGGAGAGATTAGTTTCGGAAAAATTAAGCGTGGTAATCGTGAAGTTATCGTTACAACCAAAGGAGAAGATGTTAGAAAGTATTTAGTACCTCTTTCAAGACAAATTCTTGTTCAGGAGAACGATTATGTAAGAGCTGGAACTCCATTATCTGATGGTGCTACAACTCCTGCTGATATTCTTGCGATTAAAGGACCAACCAAAGTACAGGAATATATCGTTAATGAAGTTCAGGATGTATATCGTATGCAGGGTGTGAAGATTAACGACAAGCATTTTGAGATTATCGTTCGTCAGATGATGCGTAAGGTTATTATTGATGATCAAGGAGATACAAGATTCCTGGAAAAACAAATTATCGATAAAATGGCTATCATGGCAGAAAATGATGAAATTTTCGGTAAGAAAGTGGTTGTTGATGGTGGTGATTCAGAAGAGTTGAAAGCTGGAATGATTGTTACTTCTAGAAAACTGAGAGATGTTAACTCAGTGTTGAGAAGAAGAGACTTGAAACTAGTTGACGCTCGTGATGCAATTCCTGCAACATCTACTCAGATTCTTCAAGGGATTACCCGTGCGGCACTTCAAACTAAGAGTTTTATCTCAGCGGCTTCCTTCCAGGAAACAACTAAGGTTCTTAACGAAGCTGCAATTAGCGGTAAAGTTGATAATCTTGAAGGTTTGAAAGAGAATGTAATTTGTGGTCACCTTATTCCTGCAGGTACTGGTTTACGCGAGTACAAGGATATAGTTGTTGGTGCAAAAGCTGAATACGAAAAACTGTTAGATTCTAAGTCAAGAGAATATTAA